The Dehalococcoidales bacterium genome window below encodes:
- a CDS encoding glycosyltransferase — MPPRTVQIEDYIPFVGSEAIVRIRQKAEVLRGLHVTNINSTYYGGGVAQLLAPLTLLMNSLGIKTGWRTIHGPPDFFSVTKKMHNALQGGEINLSQIKKQIYEDVVYDNSIQNHLDHDIIIVHDPQPLPLIKHYRKNSPWIWRCHVDLTSPNPELWDYLVPFIEKYDAAILSLREYKQKLETPQLFFMPAIDPFAITNKPLTEEEIDNRLNHYHIPTDLPLVVQISRFDRWKDPEGVIRAFKMARKEVDCTLVLLGNVATDDPEGEEVYDSLLDSREDRIIILSRQDGALVNALQRRAAVVLQKSIREGFGLTVAEAMWKGTAVIGGNTGGIRYQIEDKVNGFLVSSIEEAAHRIVQLLRDPDLRQQMGQKAREKVRQHFLLTRYLEQYLDLFSSFEPVFRLSDKVRPYRE; from the coding sequence ATGCCCCCGCGAACGGTACAGATTGAAGATTATATTCCGTTTGTCGGCTCTGAAGCAATAGTGCGTATCAGGCAGAAAGCTGAAGTGCTCCGGGGTTTGCACGTAACCAATATCAACTCGACCTATTACGGCGGCGGGGTCGCGCAGCTACTGGCGCCCCTGACCCTGCTGATGAATAGTCTCGGTATCAAGACCGGCTGGCGTACCATCCACGGGCCGCCGGATTTCTTTTCCGTAACCAAAAAGATGCATAATGCCCTTCAGGGCGGTGAAATTAACCTGAGTCAAATAAAGAAGCAGATATATGAAGATGTGGTCTATGATAACTCAATCCAGAACCACCTGGACCATGACATAATCATAGTGCATGACCCCCAGCCGCTGCCTCTGATAAAGCACTACCGGAAGAATTCCCCCTGGATATGGCGCTGTCACGTTGACCTGACCAGTCCTAACCCGGAACTGTGGGACTACCTGGTACCTTTCATTGAGAAATATGATGCCGCTATTCTTAGCCTGAGGGAGTACAAACAAAAGCTGGAAACTCCCCAGCTCTTCTTCATGCCGGCGATAGACCCTTTTGCCATCACCAATAAACCTCTAACCGAAGAGGAGATAGACAACCGCCTGAACCATTACCATATTCCCACTGATCTGCCTCTGGTAGTCCAGATTTCCCGCTTTGACCGCTGGAAGGACCCGGAAGGCGTCATCCGGGCCTTCAAAATGGCGAGAAAAGAGGTAGATTGCACCCTGGTGCTGCTGGGTAATGTAGCCACCGATGACCCTGAAGGTGAAGAAGTGTACGATTCCCTGCTCGATTCCCGTGAGGACCGTATCATCATTCTGAGCCGCCAGGATGGAGCGCTGGTAAACGCTCTCCAGCGGCGGGCAGCCGTGGTGCTGCAGAAGTCCATCAGGGAAGGGTTCGGCTTAACCGTCGCTGAGGCGATGTGGAAAGGAACGGCTGTCATCGGAGGGAATACCGGAGGGATCCGTTATCAGATTGAGGACAAAGTTAACGGTTTCCTGGTGTCCTCTATTGAAGAAGCAGCGCATAGAATCGTCCAACTGCTCCGGGACCCTGACCTCAGACAGCAGATGGGACAAAAAGCTCGGGAGAAAGTGAGACAGCACTTTCTGCTGACTCGTTACCTGGAACAGTACCTGGACCTCTTTAGTTCCTTTGAACCTGTCTTCCGCCTGTCGGACAAGGTTAGACCTTACCGGGAATAG
- a CDS encoding site-2 protease family protein codes for MKSSFRLFRIAGIDIGLHYTWIFIFVLISWSLAQGFFPQAYPGWDTVTYWITGILAALLLFVSVLLHEMAHSLVARARGMSVNSITLFIFGGVSNLEEEPEKPRIEFAMAIVGPLTSLALAGIFWGLTQVAGDQDGPLAAMLSYLSLINLILAIFNILPGFPLDGGRVLRSILWGATGNLIQATNIAATVGRFFGWGLIAFGVLRLLAGDFLGGLWIAFIGWFISSAADNSYREITLREHLSGIKVKELMTPDQETIAPETRVEDVVWNIFRKNHGRSVPVCRDGKLLGIVTITDVKELPRDKWAETPVEQIMTRDPLYMVSPEDNLNTAMKLIAQHDINQVLINQQGRCAGLLSRSDIIRHLQLNQELGMQRKV; via the coding sequence ATGAAGAGTTCTTTTCGCCTGTTCCGCATTGCCGGCATTGATATCGGACTTCACTATACCTGGATATTTATTTTTGTCCTGATCAGCTGGTCACTGGCGCAGGGTTTCTTTCCGCAGGCATACCCGGGGTGGGATACGGTTACTTACTGGATAACGGGCATTCTGGCCGCCCTTCTTCTCTTTGTCTCGGTTCTGCTGCATGAGATGGCCCACTCTTTAGTGGCGCGGGCCAGAGGTATGTCCGTCAATAGCATCACCCTTTTCATTTTTGGTGGCGTCAGTAACCTGGAAGAAGAGCCGGAAAAGCCCAGGATCGAGTTTGCCATGGCCATAGTGGGGCCTCTAACCAGCCTGGCTCTGGCCGGTATTTTCTGGGGGTTAACCCAGGTAGCCGGAGACCAGGACGGTCCTCTGGCAGCAATGCTCAGTTATCTGTCCCTGATTAACCTGATTCTGGCCATCTTTAACATTTTACCCGGCTTCCCGCTGGATGGCGGGCGAGTACTTCGTTCTATTCTCTGGGGCGCTACCGGCAACCTCATCCAGGCTACCAACATCGCGGCTACGGTAGGGCGTTTCTTTGGCTGGGGGCTGATTGCCTTCGGCGTGCTTCGTTTACTGGCCGGGGATTTCCTGGGAGGCCTGTGGATTGCCTTCATCGGCTGGTTTATCAGCAGTGCCGCCGATAACAGTTATAGAGAGATTACCCTGCGTGAACACCTGAGTGGCATCAAGGTGAAGGAGTTGATGACCCCCGATCAGGAGACCATCGCCCCGGAAACCAGGGTCGAAGATGTTGTCTGGAATATCTTTCGTAAGAACCACGGTCGCTCTGTTCCAGTCTGCCGGGACGGCAAGCTGCTGGGCATTGTCACCATAACCGATGTCAAAGAACTACCCCGCGATAAGTGGGCGGAAACGCCGGTAGAACAAATAATGACCCGTGATCCACTCTACATGGTATCTCCTGAAGATAACCTGAATACTGCAATGAAGCTTATTGCCCAACACGATATTAATCAGGTACTGATTAATCAACAAGGACGATGCGCCGGGTTACTCAGCCGGTCTGATATCATCAGGCATCTGCAGCTCAATCAAGAACTGGGCATGCAACGCAAAGTCTAG
- a CDS encoding universal stress protein — MFDKILVCLDGSNLAEQILPYAIEQATHFNSKVILLQAFSISSNIAAAEASEASVVGADLIREEAQRLETEARVYLEKIAKSLQEKGLDVTCVVLQGQAGETIINYAQKENINLIALATHGHSGLGRVIFGSVADHVLRQSGLPVLIIKPRKMET; from the coding sequence ATGTTTGATAAAATTCTGGTTTGCCTGGACGGTTCCAATCTTGCTGAACAGATTCTACCCTACGCGATAGAACAGGCAACGCACTTTAATAGCAAAGTAATACTCCTTCAAGCGTTCTCCATATCCAGCAATATCGCGGCTGCGGAGGCATCTGAAGCGTCCGTAGTAGGCGCCGACCTGATACGGGAAGAAGCTCAGAGGCTGGAGACCGAGGCCAGAGTCTACCTGGAGAAAATAGCCAAGTCGTTGCAGGAGAAAGGACTGGATGTAACCTGTGTCGTCTTGCAGGGACAGGCCGGTGAGACTATCATTAACTACGCGCAGAAGGAAAATATTAACCTCATCGCTCTGGCCACACACGGGCACAGTGGTCTGGGACGTGTTATTTTCGGCAGTGTCGCTGACCACGTGCTTAGACAATCAGGCTTACCGGTTCTGATAATAAAACCAAGAAAAATGGAGACGTAA
- a CDS encoding DUF1858 domain-containing protein: MKEIDLNKSVYELTEAYPELISTLKELGFLGVANSIARNTLGRVTTIPQGCQKQGKDLSEVIRQLEEKGFKITK, from the coding sequence ATGAAAGAGATTGATCTCAATAAAAGCGTTTATGAACTGACCGAAGCCTATCCGGAGCTTATCAGTACCCTTAAAGAACTGGGCTTCCTGGGCGTAGCTAATAGTATCGCCCGAAACACACTGGGCAGGGTTACCACTATACCGCAGGGCTGCCAGAAACAGGGTAAAGACCTGTCCGAGGTTATCAGGCAACTGGAAGAGAAGGGATTCAAGATCACCAAATAG
- a CDS encoding DUF438 domain-containing protein has translation MTESAARESRKEVMKDIILQLHRGLSAEEAKNRFEKEIGNVTSTEIAEIEQSLINDGLSPEEIKKFCNVHALIFQSALEKSPADETFPSHPVYLFKLENREIEKLINSLKAAAEQKEGYDLSALIRKLKGLLEQLRGIELHYERKEQLLFPFLERQGFMGPSKVMWGKDNEIRDLMKTALSEIDDIASAEDLNEYRNRALDPLIEEVLGMIFKEENILFPTSLEKLDATDWVEILRESDDIGYVFIQKPEETSVLVNKLQAALLEEVIFQDNTISLPTGTIRLDELMPLLNVLPVDLTFVDREDTVRYFSEGKDRIFRRTRAIIGRKVQNCHPPQSVDVVEKILTAFKEGKKDVYDFWMNLQGKLVYIRYFAIRDNKGQYVGTLEVTQDVSGIKSLEGEKKLLDERD, from the coding sequence ATGACTGAGTCCGCTGCCAGGGAATCCAGAAAAGAAGTAATGAAGGACATCATCCTTCAGCTTCACCGGGGTTTATCCGCTGAGGAAGCCAAGAACAGGTTTGAAAAAGAAATAGGCAACGTCACCTCCACCGAGATTGCCGAGATAGAGCAGTCCCTCATCAATGACGGCCTATCGCCGGAAGAGATAAAAAAGTTCTGCAATGTCCATGCCCTGATCTTTCAATCCGCCTTGGAGAAATCCCCGGCTGATGAAACGTTCCCCTCCCATCCGGTCTATCTTTTCAAGCTGGAAAACCGGGAAATTGAAAAGCTGATTAACTCGCTCAAAGCAGCCGCCGAGCAAAAAGAAGGCTACGACCTATCCGCTTTAATCAGGAAGCTGAAAGGGCTGCTGGAGCAGCTGCGGGGAATCGAGCTTCACTACGAAAGAAAAGAGCAGCTCCTTTTTCCGTTCCTGGAAAGACAGGGCTTTATGGGCCCTTCAAAAGTGATGTGGGGTAAAGATAATGAAATCAGGGACCTGATGAAGACAGCCTTAAGCGAAATCGACGATATTGCCAGTGCGGAAGACCTAAATGAGTACCGTAACCGGGCGCTTGATCCGCTTATTGAAGAAGTCCTGGGAATGATTTTTAAGGAGGAAAACATCCTGTTCCCGACCTCACTGGAAAAACTTGATGCCACTGATTGGGTGGAGATACTGAGAGAGAGCGATGACATCGGCTATGTTTTTATCCAGAAACCGGAGGAAACGTCTGTCCTGGTGAACAAACTCCAGGCGGCGTTACTTGAAGAAGTTATATTTCAGGACAACACCATTTCATTGCCGACCGGGACAATAAGGCTGGATGAACTAATGCCTCTCCTCAATGTCCTGCCGGTAGACCTGACCTTTGTCGACCGGGAGGATACCGTTCGCTATTTCTCGGAAGGCAAAGACCGGATTTTTCGCCGCACCAGGGCCATCATCGGGCGGAAGGTGCAGAACTGCCACCCGCCGCAGAGTGTAGACGTCGTGGAGAAGATACTCACCGCATTCAAGGAAGGAAAGAAGGATGTTTATGATTTCTGGATGAACCTCCAGGGCAAATTGGTCTACATAAGGTATTTTGCCATCAGGGACAATAAGGGACAGTACGTGGGGACTCTGGAAGTTACGCAGGACGTCAGTGGCATCAAATCTCTGGAGGGGGAGAAGAAACTACTCGATGAAAGAGATTGA